The sequence below is a genomic window from Flavobacterium keumense.
GAATAATAAATTTAATATGATGTTTACTTTTTAAATTGAAAGATTTTCAGATACAAGTTCACTAGAGTAAAATCTATCTTTTATTCCGTGGTCCGCCGTAAAATAATACAAATACTCTCGTTGTTTATCCATTTCTTTAATGAAATCAAAGGCATTGTCAACAACTCTCATTTGAATTTTTGTATAATCTTTCCAATTCAGTCTTAATAACTTCTTGTCGATTGAGTATCCACGAAAATTATTATGCTTTAGTTGGTTTAGACATTCGTAAAACTGAATAAAGTCTTCTGTTTTTACTCCTGTAGTATTTTCAATTGTTTTGTGAAGCGATGCAAACAAATCCCTAATCCAATTGATAACTTGTTTTTTATAATTCAATGACTCTTAGTTAAAGTATGAGAGAAAGGAAGGTTTATCAACTTATCAAACACGTTTCTTCTCTTCGTTTATTCTCTTCTGTATATGGAAAATATTTTATTCTATTCGATTTCAATTCCATTAATTAAAACAACCATTTAATTCCATTTTTCTGGTGTATATCGTATGTCATTCCCATTTTTGGGGTCAAAAGTTACAATTGTCCCGCAACATAATAAAGTTGTCGAATTGGCGAGGAAAGTTGACCCAATTGGTCTTTGGGTCTTTCTCTTGCTGCGTATAATAAAGATGTCAAGTCTCCTAAAAGCCATTTCGTGTCATATGTTGCAACAAGGTCTTTGAATGCTTGTGATTTGATTTCTACTCATTAATATTCGAATTTTTTTTTATTTATTATGCCGTCTTACGGTTGCCCATAACACCCAAATATATGCATTGAGTTAATCTAAAATTAAAAGTATATATAGATTAATTTATTATGCGATTCTGTTTTAAATATAATTAGTTCATTATTAATAAATTAGAAATATAAAAAAATAAATATTTTTTTTATTTGACACAAGTTTCTTAAATTTATGATTCAACCCAAATCGTTTATTATGAATATTCAAAATTACTTACAGTGCTTTATCTCGCATTTACAAATAAAACGCTATAGTCCTACCTCTATAAAGAATTATCAAAGCAACCTACTTTTATTTTTAACAGTTGAGGCTCATAAGTATAGTACTGCAACAGAAATTGAAATAGCTGCTATTGAGAAATATTTTCATTTGAAAATAAAAAAGGACAGCATGAGTGATTCTCATCATCGTATCATTTTAGCTAGTATTACTAAATTTTATGAGTTGGTATTAGAAAAAAATATCAATCTAAAACATCTTTACCCTCAGAGAAAAGATTATAAATTAACTAATTATTTATTAAGTACTGCCGAAATAAAGAAACTAATTGAGGTAACTTATAATTTAAAACACAAAAGCATTATTATCTTATTGTACTTGTGTCTTAGCGAAGTGGTCAATTTAAAAATTACCGATATCGATTCTAAAGCCATGACCATCTATATACGACAAGTCAATGCTAAGAAATACCGTCAAGTAATGCTTTCTAAAAATTTTTTACTTATTCTTAGACATTATTATTTAAAATTCAAGCCTACTATTTTTCTATCTGAGGGACAAAATGGTTTACAGTATTCAGCTAAAAGTATTCGACAAATAGTCAAGCAAAATGCTGCAAAATC
It includes:
- a CDS encoding tyrosine-type recombinase/integrase, with the translated sequence MNIQNYLQCFISHLQIKRYSPTSIKNYQSNLLLFLTVEAHKYSTATEIEIAAIEKYFHLKIKKDSMSDSHHRIILASITKFYELVLEKNINLKHLYPQRKDYKLTNYLLSTAEIKKLIEVTYNLKHKSIIILLYLCLSEVVNLKITDIDSKAMTIYIRQVNAKKYRQVMLSKNFLLILRHYYLKFKPTIFLSEGQNGLQYSAKSIRQIVKQNAAKSGINKSVSPHILGHCYATHLIEVGTKIHYIQELLGHSHLNTTKIYTQ